In the Paenibacillus sp. FSL R7-0337 genome, ATATTCTTTTTGCTTCAGATACAATGCTATTCAAAAATTTAATATCATCATCACAAAATGCAACATTTAGCATTCAACCACTACCCTTCATTATTTTTGTGGCATTAAATTTGGTTCGAGTCGAATCTATTTTTCTTCATCCATCTGCCATTCTTACCATATTTTCCTTATAATAATAGCATAAAATCAGAATCAACATTGGTCAAGATACTAGTCATAATTAAAGATTCTTAAGGAGGTTTTTTTAGATTGAAGAGTAAAATTTTGCTCATTGATGATGAACCAGGAATTATCTCTATTCTGAAGAATTACTTTGAGTCATCCGGTTATCAGGTATATTCAGCTCTTAGCGGAAATGAAGCGCTTGAAAGAGTCCATTGTCAGCCCGATATTATCCTGCTTGATATCAATATGCCAGACATCGATGGTATTACAGTTTGTCAGCGAATTCGCAAGTATATTTCCTGTCCAATCCTTTTTCTAACGGCTAGAGTTGAAAGTAAGGATAAAATTTTCGGTTTTCGCGCAGGAGCAGATGACTATATCCTCAAGCCCTTTGATATTGATGAATTGGGGGCAAGAGTAGAAGCCCATTTACGTCGCGAAAATCGTATGCATAAGCAATCTATAATCCGTTTTTTTGGAGATCTTACCGTAAATTATTCTAACAGGGAAGTTTCTGTCTCCAGTTTTGTTGTACCACTGTCAAAGAGAGAATTTGAAATTGTAGAACTGCTTTCCATGAATGCCGGGCAAGTTTTTGACCGCGAACACATTTATGAAGCCATTTGGGGAACTGACGGAGAAGGAAGCAGCGATACGATTATGGAACATATTCGTAAAGTTCGGGCGAAACTCGCGGTATTTACTCAGAAAAGCTACATTGATACGGTATGGGGGGTAGGCTATAAATGGAACGGATAAACCATATGAGTTTAAAAAAAGCATTCTTTTTTCTATCGGCCATATTTTTACTTATCGCTTTGCTCCTGAGCGTCATATCAATTTGGGGGATCAGCGAAATTTTCAGGCATTACGGGCCGTCTATTGAATTAAAGATGGATGGCAATGATGTCAGAGCCACACCAGTGCCCCCAGAACCTGCTTACCCGGCATGGTATCACATTTTTAGCATCCTGCAATTTGCGCTTCCCACTCTATATGTACTAACAGGATTATTTTTAGCTGATTGGCTTTTTTATCGGATTAAGCTTAAAATGCCCCTGGCCGCTCTGCAAAATGGAGCCCGGCAAATTATGCACAACAACCTGGACTTCTCGATTGCATCTTCTGCAAGTGATGAGCTTGGACAGCTCTGTGACGCATTTGAAACGATGCGATGTGAGCTTCTGAAAAACAACAGGGAACTGTGGCGGCAAACTGAGGAGCGAAAGAGGTTAAATGCTGCTTTTTCTCATGACTTGCGAAATCCCGTAACCGTAATCAAAGGCTCGGTAAAGCTGCTTAAAAAGGGAATAACAAGTGGAAAACAAACAAAAGAAGAGATCGGTGATACACTTTCATTACTTGAAGAGTATTCCGGCAGGATTGAAGCTTTTATAGAAACGATGAGCAGTGCCCAGAGATTAGAGGAAATGCAATGCAATTCAAAACAGGTTCAGTGGTCGGCTCTAATCCAAGAGCTTTCGGTAAGTCTGACGATATTACGTAAAGACAAGAAGCTTAATCTGCATGATAATAACGTCAACAAAAACGAGTGGATTTGGGTTGATCGGTCCATTGTTTATAATGTGGCAGAAAATCTCGTTTCGAATGCCGTCCGGTACGCCCGTAAGCAAATTAGTGTTGCTGTCACCTGCGATGATTCCAGTATGATTCTTACTGTTCAGGATGATAGTGAAGGCTATTCTCAGAATATGTTAACCCGCGGTACAGAACCGTTTTTACGCGGAGATCATCCTTCTGGGGATTCAGGGCATTTTGGGATGGGACTGTACATTTGCCGGCTGCTCTGTGAAAAACACGGAGGCACCCTAGCCTTACAAAATACAGAGAATGGTGCAATGGCAACGGCTTCATTTAATATTTTGAAATCTTGAGCATTTTTTGAGATTTATATTCTACACTCTCCTTATTAATGGAAAAGGAGAGTTGTGTATGTATATTGAGGCAAAAGACCTTTCAAAACTTTATGGCAACGGCGAAAACAGTGTCATTGCCCTTAATCATGTTAATTTAGAAATTGCGCCTGGAGATTTCATTTCCTTTATGGGGCCTTCGGGTAGCGGGAAGAGCACATTGCTTCATCTGTTAAGCGGTCTGGACAAACCTTCATCCGGCAGTGTTATCTACGATGAGAAAGATATCTACCTCACCAGTGACAAGGAGCTTTCCGCTTTTCGTCGCCAGAAAATCGGATTTATTTTTCAACAATTCAACCTCTTACCTGTCCTGACCGCAAGGGAAAATATTATCATGCCTCTGCTGTTGGACAAACGCCAGGTGGATGAGGCTTATCTTAAAGACCTAACAGATATGCTTGGAATCAAAAGTCGAATGACCCACTTGCCCAGCGAACTCTCTGGTGGCCAGCAGCAACGTGTCGCCATTGCCCGAGCACTAATTACAAAACCTGACATTGTCTTTGCTGACGAACCCACGGGAAACTTGGATAGTAAAAGCGGCAACGAGGTTATGAGTTTACTCTATGATATTTGGCGTACGATGTGCAAAACCCTTGTGGTTATTACCCATGACAACCAGATCGCACGCATGGCGGAACGACAATTTGTTATTGTAGACGGCCTCCTTTCGGAGGTGGCGGCGAAATGAAATCCTATCGTTCTCTTGTATGGAAAGAGTTGAATAACCAAAAGATCACTTCCGTCTTAATTTTAATTGCGATTATTCTATCTACAATTATGACTACGGTTATCGGCCAATCCCTTGGTATATTAAGTGCTTTGCGTCAACAGCAGGCAGCAGCACTTAAT is a window encoding:
- a CDS encoding response regulator transcription factor, translated to MKSKILLIDDEPGIISILKNYFESSGYQVYSALSGNEALERVHCQPDIILLDINMPDIDGITVCQRIRKYISCPILFLTARVESKDKIFGFRAGADDYILKPFDIDELGARVEAHLRRENRMHKQSIIRFFGDLTVNYSNREVSVSSFVVPLSKREFEIVELLSMNAGQVFDREHIYEAIWGTDGEGSSDTIMEHIRKVRAKLAVFTQKSYIDTVWGVGYKWNG
- a CDS encoding HAMP domain-containing sensor histidine kinase — protein: MERINHMSLKKAFFFLSAIFLLIALLLSVISIWGISEIFRHYGPSIELKMDGNDVRATPVPPEPAYPAWYHIFSILQFALPTLYVLTGLFLADWLFYRIKLKMPLAALQNGARQIMHNNLDFSIASSASDELGQLCDAFETMRCELLKNNRELWRQTEERKRLNAAFSHDLRNPVTVIKGSVKLLKKGITSGKQTKEEIGDTLSLLEEYSGRIEAFIETMSSAQRLEEMQCNSKQVQWSALIQELSVSLTILRKDKKLNLHDNNVNKNEWIWVDRSIVYNVAENLVSNAVRYARKQISVAVTCDDSSMILTVQDDSEGYSQNMLTRGTEPFLRGDHPSGDSGHFGMGLYICRLLCEKHGGTLALQNTENGAMATASFNILKS
- a CDS encoding ABC transporter ATP-binding protein, coding for MCMYIEAKDLSKLYGNGENSVIALNHVNLEIAPGDFISFMGPSGSGKSTLLHLLSGLDKPSSGSVIYDEKDIYLTSDKELSAFRRQKIGFIFQQFNLLPVLTARENIIMPLLLDKRQVDEAYLKDLTDMLGIKSRMTHLPSELSGGQQQRVAIARALITKPDIVFADEPTGNLDSKSGNEVMSLLYDIWRTMCKTLVVITHDNQIARMAERQFVIVDGLLSEVAAK